The Tessaracoccus aquimaris sequence CCTCCCCGCCAAGCGGGGGTGAGCCCGAGCGCCACAGCAGCACCAGCCGCAGCGCCAGGTCCCTCCCCGCCAAGCGGGGGTGAGCCCTTCGCGGAGAAGGAGGGCTTGCCGCCAATGACGTCCCTCCCCGCCAAGCGGGGGTGAGCCCTCGACAGCCACCACCCCGGCCCCCACGCATCGGTCCCTCCCCGCCAAGCGGGGGTGAGCCCGGCGAGCAGATGATGAGGACGATGCAGCCCCAGGTCCCTCCCCGCCAAGCGGGGGTGAGCCCGGGTACTCGTCGGTCACTGCCCCGGCTGCCGAGTCCCTCCCCGCCAAGCGGGGGTGAGCCCGGTGGTCAGAGGACGGCGGGCGCGTCGCGTTCGTCCCTCCCCGCCAAGCGGGGGTGAGCCCGCGACCATCTGCGGCTTGGCGACGTTGGGCAGGTCCCTCCCCGCCAAGCGGGGGTGAGCCCACACCGGCTCCGCCACCGCAGCGCCTAGCTCAGTCCCTCCCCGCCAAGCGGGGGTGAGCCCGCCACCGCGGACGTACGGGACCGGGACGCTGCGTCCCTCCCCGCCAAGCGGGGGTGAGCCCCACAGCGGATGTGCGGTAGAAGTATCTCTCCTGTCCCTCCCCGCCAAGCGGGGGTGAGCCCTTCGACCACCTCGTGAGCGTGATGGACCAGATGTCCCTCCCCGCCAAGCGGGGGTAAGCCCGTGTCGAGGTCAAAGTTCGCGGGGTCACGCGGGTCCCTCCCCCGCCAAGCGGGGGTGAGCCCGGCTGGCACGTCCACATTCACGGGATCTTGTTCGTCCCTCCCCGCCAAGCGGGGGTGAGCCCGCCAGCAGGATCGCGTCTCTCTGATCGTCCGGGTCCCTCCCCGCCAAGCGGGGGTGAGCCCCTTCTTCAAGCCCGAGCGTGTCCCCGCCGTCCGTCCCTCCCCGCCAAGCGGGGGTGAGCCCCCCCACCCTTGACCGGGTGGGGGTCCAAAGCTGTCCCTCCCCGCCAAGCGGGGGTGAGCCCGGCGGCGCGTCGGGGTCGATGTTGCCGGCAACGTCCCTCCCCGCCAAGCGGGGGTGAGCCCCGAGGCCCTCGAGTGTCTTGGCGAGCGCTTGGGTCCCTCCCCGCCAAGCGGGGGTGAGCCCTGACGCAGGAAGTGACGTCATGAAGTACGTCTGTCCCTCCCCGCCAAGCGGGGGTGAGCCCGTCCGCGGCGCGTACTCTGCCGCCGCCGATAGGTCCCTCCCCGCCAATCGGGGGTGAGCCCGCGACCATCCATCAGCACTCTCAATCACATCGGTCCCTCCCCGCCAAGCGGGGGTGAGCCCACCGACGAGCACAAGCGCCGCCTCCGCATCATGTCCCTCCCCGCCAAGCGGGGGTGAGCCCGCCAGCAGGATCGCGTCCCTCTGCTCGTCCGGTCCCTCCCCGCCAAGCGGGGGTGAGCCCGCCCCCCAAGCTTGAAGGTTGGTCTGCTCACCGTCCCGCCCCGCCAAGCGGGGGTGAGCCCGAGTTGGCGACCACCCTCGGCGCTGGCCTGAAGTCCCGCCCCGCCAAGCGGGGGTGAGCCCGAGCTGAAGATCTTCCGGCACCCACTCCCGCAGTCCCGCCCCGCCAAGCGGGGGTGAGCCCGGCGACCGGATGCGAACCCACATCCATCGTTGGTCCCGCCCCGCCAAGCGGGGGTGAGCCCGCCCACGGAATCACCGCAGCCGCCGAATAGGTGTCCCGCCCCGCCAAGCGGGGGTGAGCCCATGGCGTCGGTGGGCAGGAAGCTGATGGTGCCGTCCCGCCCCGCCAAGCGGGGGTGAGCCCGTCTGCCCGGCGACGCGGGGCGAGGGGTACATGTCCCGCCCCGCCAAGCGGGGGTGAGCCCGCCACAACGTCGCCGCCCAGGGCTTCAACACCGTCCCGCCCCGCCAAGCGGGGGTGAGCCCCCTTCCCCTCAATAATGGTGCAGGTAGTTGCCGTCCCGCCCCGCCAAGCGGGGGTGAGCCCCGACCTCGACAAGCGACCCGACGCCCGCGCAGGTCCCGCCCCGCCAAGCGGGGGTGAGCCCTGGTCGAGCAAGGGCTCGACCCGGACGATCCAGTCCCGCCCCGCCAAGCGGGGGTGAGCCCGGCACCCCACGATCCCCAGCGCGCCAGGATCGGTCCCGCCCCGCCAAGCGGGGGTGAGCCCGATGGGCCTGGGGCCACGGGCCTCGCGGCGCGGTCCCGCCCCGCCAAGCGGGGGTGAGCCCACGATCGTGGGGGACTGGTCGACACCGACCTCGTCCCTGCTCGCCCAGCGGGTGAGCCCGTGGGGAAGAACCTCGACGCACTGAACGTCCCCGCCAAGGGGTTGAGCCCGATCAAGCGCACGTGCAGCCCCGTCGGAGCTGCCCCTTCAGCAGAGCGAGGCTTGCCCAGCACTAAGCCCCTGTATCGATCCTCGCGCGCTGCATCGTGCGGCGCACCTTCTCCGTCATCAGCTCGATAGCACGGCGGTCGTGGCCGCGGACGTGCTCCAGCGCCGCAAGTGCGGTGATGGCGACGTCGAGCAGTTCCTCCTCGACGTCGTGCATGGTGTGCGTGATGCCCTTGCGGGGGTTCTGGCCGGTCGCCCCGATGTAGGCGGCGACGACCTCGCCCGCCTCCTCGGTGATCTTGGCCAGCCGCGCCCAGGTCTGTGCCTCTGTCGGACGCGCCGCGTTGCCCTCGTCGATCCACCGGCTGAGGGTAGAGATGTACTCGGAGATCTCTGAGGCGGTCGGCACGGTCATGGCACTGAGGCTACTAGGGAGGGGTGGTCGCCGCTGCCGGGGGCGATGCCCGGGGCGGGGGAATGGCCTCATCCCGGCTCGCCGCCCAGCGTGAGATGTTCGATAAGTCGAACGAATGGCTGATATACAGAACGTATGGGAACCTCGTCTGAACCGACAAGCCACGACGCTGCAGGCAGCCCGGTGCAGCTCATCGCAGACAACCTTCGGGCAGAGCGGCAGCGTGCCGGGCTGACGCTCAGCGCCGTCGCGCGCCTGGCGGGAGTCTCAAAATCGACGCTTTCCCAGCTTGAGGCCGGGTCCGGGAACCCGTCGGTCGAGACGCTGTGGGCGATCGCCGTCGCGCTCGGGGTCCCGTTCTCGCAGTTGGTGGCCGCGCCGCAGAGTCGGCTACGCGTCGTCCGCCGGGCGGAGCGTCAGAGCGTTGTCGCGGACGAGGCGGACTACGCGGCGGCGCTGCTGTCGGCGGGGTCGTCGGCGAGGCGCGACGTGTACGCCGTCACCCTCGAACCGGGGAGCGCCCGGCGCTCCGATCCGCACTTGCGCGGGTCGGTCGAACACGTGGTCGTGGCGGCCGGGTCGGTGCGGATCGGGCCGGTCGGCGAGGAGGTCGAGGTCGTGGCGGGCGACTACGTGACCTATCCGGGCGACGTCGCCCACGTGTCGGAGGCGCTGGAGCCCGGCACCTGGATCGTGCTGGTCATGGAGCACCCGGGGGCATGACGACCACCGTCACCTCTGCCGTCCGGCAAGGTGTCTGGGTCGGGCTCGCGACCGGCGCCTACGGCATCTCGTTCGGGGCGCTGTCCGTCGCGAGCGGGCTGAACCTGTGGCAGACCTGCCTGCTAAGCCTCCTGATGTTCACCGGCGGTAGCCAGTTCGCGTTCATCGGAGTCATCGCGGCCGGAGGCGCCGGGCCGGCCGCCGCGGCGACTGCCTTTCTGCTCGGTGTGCGCAACACCCTGTACAGCCTGCAGATGTCGGCGCTGATCAAGCCGCGCGGGCTCCGCAAGGCAGCGGCGGCCCAGGTGACCATCGACGAATCGGTCGCGGTGTCGCTCGCTCAGCCAGACCGGGCATCGCAGCGCGCCGGGTTCTGGGCCGCAGGCTTGGGCGTCTTCGTGTTCTGGAACCTCGCGACCCTCGGCGGCGCGCTGCTCGGCGACGTGCTCGGCGACCCGAAGCGATGGGGCCTCGACGGGGCGGCGGCCGCGGCGTTCGTCGCCCTGCTGTGGCCGCGGCTGAAGCGCCGCCAGGCGCAGGCTGTCGGCGTCGTCGCGGCCCTGTTGGCGGCAGTGCTCGTGCCCTTGGCGCCTGCGGGCATCCCGATCCTGGCGGCCGGCGCCGCCGCGGCGGCGGTCGCCTGGTGGCAGCAGCGATGGGGCGCGGCGAGCAAGGGGGCGCACGCATGACACTGTGGATCTGGGTGCTGGTCGCGGCGCTGGCGTGCTTCGCGCAGAAACTGGTCGGCTACCTGCTGCCCTCCGACGCGTTGGAGAGCCCGCGGTTCGCCTACGTGTCGTCCGGGGTGACGGTCGGACTGTTGTCGGCATTGGTGGTGACGCAGACGTTCGCATCCGGTTCGTCGCTCGAGGTCGACGCGAGGCTCGCGTCGGTGCTGGTCGCGGCGATCGCCCTGTGGCTGAGGGCGCCGTTCATCGTCGTGGTCCTGCTGGGCGCCGTGACGGCAGCGCTCCTGCGCCTGTTCGGGCTGGCCGCTTGAGTCACGTTGTGCCCTGAGCCTGTCCCAGCACCGGCGACGGAGGGTTTCGACGCGCGCAGCGGCGCTGCGCGCCTTTGCCCGGCTCAACCAGCGTTCCCCGAGCTTGTCGTGGGTGGTGCCGTTCCCCGAGCTTGTCGAGGGGTCCGCAACCACAGCGCTGACGTATCCGACTGATGCGACCTGCCGAGCGTCGGGCAAGCGGTCTCGACGCCACGAGGCCACGGAATGCTGGGGCAGGCGCACTTGGTCGCCGAGTCGGACGAGCTGTTCGGGCCGTGCCCGCTCTACGGCGAGTGCGACCTCGCACCGGGCGCCAGAGGTTTCGACGCGCGCTGCGGCGCTGCGCGCCTTTACCCGGCTCAACCAGCGCTCCCCGAGCCGGCCGCGGGGTCCCGTCGCCCAGCGTGGTCGCGTGTACCGACTGGTTTCGGACCTTTCGACTCGGCCGCGCGACTTCGTCGGTGGGCCGGCTCAAGGAACGGAGTCAGTGCCGCCCGGGGCCGCGTCAGCGGGCTTCGTTCCCCGAGCTTGTCGAGGGGTCCGCAACCACAGTGCTGATGTTGCCGACCGCGATCTGCCCGCACCGTCAATCTCTTCTCGAGACTCCGCACCGGGCGCCAGAGGTTTCGACGCGGGCTGCGGCGCTGCGCGCCTTTGCCCGGCTCAACCAGCGATCACCGAGCCGGTCGCGGGGTCCCGTCGCCCAGCGTGGTCAGGTGCGACTTGAGGGTTGCGGACCTTTCGACTCGGCCGCGCGACTTCGTCGGCGGGCCTGCTCAAGGAGCGGAGGGTGGTCGGGTGCGACTCTCGGGTTGCGGACCTTTCGACTCGGCCGCGCGACTTCGTCGGCGGGCCGGCTCAAGGAACGGGTGCTTCCCGAGCCGGTCGTGGGTGGTGCCGTTCCCCGAGCTTGTCGAGGGGTCCGATTGTCGCGCTAGCCGGTGGTCGGGTTCGTCTGATGGGTTTCGGACCTTTCGACTCGGCCTCGCGCGACTTCGTCGGCGGGCCTGCTCAAGGAACGGAGTCAGTGCCGCCCGAGGGGGGCGTCTGCGGGCGTCGTCGTTCCCCGAGGCCGCCTGGGGGCAGCGTCAGCGGGCTTCGTCCAAGGCGCGGATCGTTTCCAACGCCTCGGGGCGGACCCTCGCGAGGATCGCGTCGCCGATCGCCGTGAGCTGGTCGAGTTGGTCCGGCGTCAGGGCGTCGATGATCGACGAGCGCACCGTCTCGACGTGACCCGGGGCTGCTCTGACCACGAGGTCCCAGCCCGCGTCCGTCAGCGACGCGTTGGTCGCCCTCGCGTCGACGCGGTCCGCCTGACGCTCGACGAGTCCGCGCTTCTCCAAGCGATTGACGACGTGCGACAGGCGTGGAAGCGTGCCGCGGGTCTGGCTCGCCAACGAGGACATCCGAAGGGTCCGCTCGGGGGCCTGGGAGAGCATCGCGAGCACCCAGTACTCGAAGTGGGACAGGTCGGAGTCGCGCTTCAGTTGGGTCTCCAAGACCCCAGGAACGAGCTCCAGGAGCGACGCGAGTCGTAGCCAGGCCGACATCTCGCGTTCGTTCAGCCACTTCGTCATGGAAGCAGTGTAATGATTACTTGATACAACAACTAACTCGCGTAGAGTAGTTGTAGGTACAAGCAATCTGGAGGTAAGTGCTATGAGCAAGGTCACCATTATCGGCGGCGGAAAGATGGGCAAGGCGATCTCGAACCTCGTCACCACGGGCGGCAACACCGTCGAGATTCTCACCCGCAGCGATGCGGTGACGGCGGTCACCGGAGAGATCGTCGTGCTGGCCATCCCATTCGGGGCGGTCGACGACGTGCTGGCGCGCAGGGCGGACGAGTTTGCGGGCAGGATCGTGGTCGACATCACGAACCCCGTCGACTTCGACACCTTCGACTCGCTGGTTGTCCCGGCCGACTCGTCCGCGGCCGCCGAACTGCAGGCCAAGCTTCCGCAGTCGAAGGTCCTCAAGGCCTTCAACACCAACTTCGCCGCGACCCTCGAGTCGGGCAAGGTCGGCGACGCGACGACCACCGTCCTCATCGCGGGCGACGATCAGGACGCCAAGCAGAGCCTCGCCGACATCGTCGACGCCTCGGGAATGAAGGCACTCGATGCCGGTCCGCTCAAGCGGGCCCGCGAACTAGAGGCCATCGGCTTCCAGCAGTTGGTCCTGGCCGCGTCGAACCAGGTCGGCTGGACCGCGGGCTTCGCCGTCATCGCCTGAGCCCAGGCGCGAGAGTGCCCGCCGAGACGCTCGGCGGGCACGATTCGTCGAGCCTCAGAGCATCATCGGCAGCGCGACCGCGAGGACCGCGATCAGCACGATGAAGACCAGCAGGGCGATCAGGCAGCCACCGCCTGCCTGCTTCTGGGGCGTGAAGCCGATGTTGCCCTGATTGACGAACTGGTTCATGGGCGCCGCGTAGAAGACCTCGACGAGCCTGCCAGGCTCCATGACGAAGTCGAGGTCCGCGTTGCCGTACTTCTTCATCCACTGGCCGTGCGCGTGAATCCGGTGCTGGCCCGCGGGAACGGGGAAGTCGAAACTGCCGGAGGACCCCGTCACGTTGAGGCGGTATCCGTCCAGCGTCACGGTCGGTGCGACCATCGAGTTGGTCCAGAACGAGCCTTGCAAGGTGACCCGCAAGGTGCCCATCTGGGCCGGCGGCGGGGCATTGTGCTGCTGCATGGGCATGTTCTGCGGCGGCATGTTCTGCTGCGGCGGCGCCTGGTTCTGCCATTGGTTCTGGTAGCCGAGTTGCTCCTGCGGGCTCTGCCCCCCGGCAGGGTTGGCGGTGAAGTCGGGGTTGCCCTCGGGCGGCTGCGAAGTCATGGCGCTCAGACTAAGTGCTCGGCCGATCACACCCGGCCGCTGTTCACGCACCTCACCTGGTGGTGATCGCCCCGTCCGCGACCGCCGTCAGCGCTTCTCCGTCTCGGGGGTCGCCGCGCCGGAGGGCTCGACCTTGATCTCATGCGCCTTGGGGTGCTCGGCGTCGTCGTGCTTCTTCTTCCCGAACGGCAGCAGGTGCATGACGACCACGGCCACCGCGCCGATCGCAAGGCCGATGATCGCGGAGAAGAAGGTGTTGACCAGCCAGCCGACGAACCCGCCCGCCGCGTTGGCGGCGAGCACCTCGAGGTGATGGACGAACTCGTAGATCGGATGGAAGCCGAGGTCGTTCATGCCGACGAGC is a genomic window containing:
- a CDS encoding MazG-like family protein, translating into MTVPTASEISEYISTLSRWIDEGNAARPTEAQTWARLAKITEEAGEVVAAYIGATGQNPRKGITHTMHDVEEELLDVAITALAALEHVRGHDRRAIELMTEKVRRTMQRARIDTGA
- a CDS encoding helix-turn-helix domain-containing protein, coding for MGTSSEPTSHDAAGSPVQLIADNLRAERQRAGLTLSAVARLAGVSKSTLSQLEAGSGNPSVETLWAIAVALGVPFSQLVAAPQSRLRVVRRAERQSVVADEADYAAALLSAGSSARRDVYAVTLEPGSARRSDPHLRGSVEHVVVAAGSVRIGPVGEEVEVVAGDYVTYPGDVAHVSEALEPGTWIVLVMEHPGA
- a CDS encoding AzlC family ABC transporter permease gives rise to the protein MTTTVTSAVRQGVWVGLATGAYGISFGALSVASGLNLWQTCLLSLLMFTGGSQFAFIGVIAAGGAGPAAAATAFLLGVRNTLYSLQMSALIKPRGLRKAAAAQVTIDESVAVSLAQPDRASQRAGFWAAGLGVFVFWNLATLGGALLGDVLGDPKRWGLDGAAAAAFVALLWPRLKRRQAQAVGVVAALLAAVLVPLAPAGIPILAAGAAAAAVAWWQQRWGAASKGAHA
- a CDS encoding AzlD domain-containing protein, whose product is MTLWIWVLVAALACFAQKLVGYLLPSDALESPRFAYVSSGVTVGLLSALVVTQTFASGSSLEVDARLASVLVAAIALWLRAPFIVVVLLGAVTAALLRLFGLAA
- a CDS encoding MarR family winged helix-turn-helix transcriptional regulator, which encodes MTKWLNEREMSAWLRLASLLELVPGVLETQLKRDSDLSHFEYWVLAMLSQAPERTLRMSSLASQTRGTLPRLSHVVNRLEKRGLVERQADRVDARATNASLTDAGWDLVVRAAPGHVETVRSSIIDALTPDQLDQLTAIGDAILARVRPEALETIRALDEAR
- a CDS encoding NADPH-dependent F420 reductase, with the protein product MSKVTIIGGGKMGKAISNLVTTGGNTVEILTRSDAVTAVTGEIVVLAIPFGAVDDVLARRADEFAGRIVVDITNPVDFDTFDSLVVPADSSAAAELQAKLPQSKVLKAFNTNFAATLESGKVGDATTTVLIAGDDQDAKQSLADIVDASGMKALDAGPLKRARELEAIGFQQLVLAASNQVGWTAGFAVIA